The Bradyrhizobium ottawaense genome window below encodes:
- a CDS encoding ABC transporter substrate-binding protein: MTRTRTPGISRRSTLALMGAGAMSVAAPWVARAQAKTIKIGMPTILSGRVAQLGTSSRNAVMLEVEKVNAAGGLAGRQIEMVIRDSKGQPQEAARVARELVNTDGCELLLDGEASSGSFAVHEVARDLGVLCVHTCSEASSLTADPKQHIPNAFRCVRQGIHDSIVGGSYAAAIAKAKGLKKWATCSPDYAYGRDTTGEFTLYLKRFAPDVEIISESWPKLFQPDYTEVVTKILQAKPQALYSCLWGGDLTSYIDQANIYAMFSQMEVFAVNMADYTALTVVKNLPKGIHSGNRYIKTFPTTPENAAWGDAYKAKYNEYPTNWSWQNATAVMFLAEAAKKANSADGKKIAEALKGLAIKCPFGADGTVTMRGDDHTLVGYAIGWGTTIPQEPYVPEVKAGDWKTIFELEAEWKKSKGYT, translated from the coding sequence ATGACGAGGACCCGCACGCCGGGCATCAGCCGCCGTTCAACGCTGGCGCTGATGGGCGCCGGTGCGATGAGTGTTGCCGCGCCTTGGGTGGCGCGTGCGCAAGCCAAGACCATCAAGATCGGCATGCCGACGATCCTGTCGGGCCGCGTGGCGCAGCTCGGCACGTCCTCGCGCAATGCGGTGATGCTCGAGGTCGAGAAGGTCAACGCCGCCGGCGGCTTGGCCGGCCGGCAGATCGAAATGGTGATCCGCGATTCCAAGGGCCAGCCGCAGGAAGCCGCCCGCGTCGCGCGCGAGCTCGTCAACACCGACGGCTGCGAATTGCTGCTCGACGGCGAGGCGTCCTCCGGATCTTTCGCGGTGCATGAGGTCGCGCGCGATCTCGGCGTGCTCTGCGTCCACACCTGCTCGGAAGCCTCTTCGCTGACGGCTGATCCGAAGCAGCACATCCCGAATGCGTTCCGCTGCGTGCGCCAGGGCATCCACGATTCCATCGTCGGCGGCAGCTACGCCGCCGCGATCGCCAAGGCCAAGGGCCTGAAGAAATGGGCGACCTGTTCGCCCGACTATGCCTACGGCCGCGACACCACCGGCGAATTCACGCTGTACCTGAAACGTTTCGCGCCTGATGTGGAGATCATCAGCGAGTCCTGGCCAAAGCTGTTCCAGCCCGACTACACCGAGGTGGTGACGAAGATCCTCCAAGCCAAGCCGCAGGCGCTTTATTCCTGCCTCTGGGGCGGCGATCTCACCTCCTACATCGACCAGGCCAACATCTACGCGATGTTCAGCCAGATGGAGGTGTTCGCGGTCAACATGGCCGACTACACCGCGCTCACCGTCGTGAAGAACCTGCCCAAGGGCATCCACTCCGGCAACCGCTACATCAAGACCTTTCCGACCACGCCGGAGAACGCGGCCTGGGGCGATGCCTACAAGGCGAAGTATAACGAGTATCCGACCAACTGGTCGTGGCAGAACGCGACCGCCGTGATGTTCCTGGCCGAGGCCGCCAAGAAGGCGAACTCCGCCGACGGCAAGAAGATCGCGGAGGCATTGAAGGGCCTCGCCATCAAGTGCCCGTTCGGTGCCGACGGCACCGTGACGATGCGCGGCGACGACCACACGCTGGTCGGCTACGCCATCGGCTGGGGCACCACGATCCCGCAGGAGCCGTATGTGCCGGAGGTCAAGGCCGGCGACTGGAAGACGATCTTCGAGTTGGAGGCCGAGTGGAAGAAAAGCAAGGGTTACACCTGA
- a CDS encoding AMP-binding protein, whose amino-acid sequence MINLSSFIAFHARRTPDRPALKYRGEEISYAALDARVRMVAGWLAAQGISAGDIVAVLMKNSAAFLELVFATSHLGAVFLPINFRLSREEVGYIAGNAGARLLIVDEELAANAAGTGIAVLDDAAQQSMTHLAGDVPPAPIHGRAPSDLMRLMYTSGTTDRPKGVMLSYDNFYWKSADQTIALGLSAETRLLVVGPLYHVGALDLPGLAVLWHGGFIRIERNFEPETTLAAIAEDKLNAAWFAPVMTSAMLTCPTRERYDVSSLQWAIGGGEKTPELRIRAFSQLFRNARYIDAYGLTETVGGDTFMEAGREIEKIGSTGRAIAHVEIEIRDEDGKVLPANVNGEICLRGPKITRGYWKDPEKTASAFFGDWFRSGDVGYLDEDGFLYLTDRKKDMIISGGENIASSEVERVIYEMPEVREVAVIGLRDGRWGERPVAIVVLTEGARLELPALAEHCRARLASFKVPKELIIRDSLPRNPSGKILKRVLRAELETVA is encoded by the coding sequence ATGATCAATCTTTCGAGCTTCATCGCCTTTCATGCCCGGCGCACGCCGGACCGGCCCGCGCTGAAATATCGCGGCGAGGAGATCTCCTACGCGGCGCTCGATGCGCGTGTCCGAATGGTTGCAGGCTGGCTCGCCGCGCAGGGCATCAGCGCCGGCGACATCGTGGCGGTGCTGATGAAGAACAGCGCGGCGTTCCTGGAGCTGGTCTTCGCCACCAGCCATCTCGGCGCGGTGTTCTTGCCGATCAACTTCCGCCTCTCCCGCGAGGAGGTCGGCTACATCGCCGGCAATGCCGGCGCACGGCTTCTGATCGTCGACGAGGAATTGGCTGCGAATGCCGCGGGCACCGGGATTGCCGTGCTCGACGACGCCGCGCAGCAGAGCATGACGCATCTCGCAGGCGATGTGCCGCCCGCGCCGATCCATGGTCGCGCGCCATCCGACCTGATGCGGCTGATGTATACCTCGGGCACGACCGATCGTCCCAAGGGCGTGATGCTCTCTTACGATAATTTCTACTGGAAGTCGGCGGACCAGACGATCGCGCTGGGGCTCAGCGCCGAGACGCGACTGCTCGTCGTCGGCCCGCTCTATCACGTCGGCGCGCTCGACCTGCCCGGCCTCGCCGTGCTCTGGCATGGCGGCTTCATCCGCATCGAACGCAATTTCGAGCCGGAGACGACGCTCGCGGCGATCGCCGAGGACAAGCTCAACGCGGCATGGTTCGCGCCCGTGATGACCAGCGCGATGCTCACCTGCCCGACGCGTGAGCGCTACGACGTCTCCAGCCTGCAATGGGCCATCGGCGGCGGCGAGAAGACGCCGGAGCTGCGCATCCGCGCCTTCTCGCAACTTTTCCGCAATGCGCGCTACATCGATGCCTATGGCCTCACCGAGACCGTCGGCGGCGACACCTTCATGGAGGCCGGCCGCGAGATCGAGAAGATCGGCTCGACGGGGCGTGCGATTGCCCATGTCGAAATCGAGATCCGCGACGAGGACGGCAAGGTCTTGCCGGCGAACGTCAACGGCGAGATCTGCTTGCGCGGACCGAAAATCACGCGCGGCTACTGGAAGGATCCGGAGAAGACGGCGTCCGCCTTCTTCGGCGACTGGTTCCGCAGCGGCGACGTCGGCTATCTTGATGAGGATGGCTTCCTGTATCTGACCGACCGCAAGAAGGACATGATCATCTCCGGCGGCGAGAACATCGCCTCTTCCGAGGTCGAGCGCGTCATCTATGAAATGCCCGAAGTGCGCGAAGTCGCGGTGATCGGCCTGCGCGATGGGCGCTGGGGCGAACGGCCGGTCGCGATCGTCGTGCTGACCGAGGGCGCCAGGCTCGAGCTCCCTGCCCTCGCCGAGCATTGTCGCGCGCGGCTCGCGAGCTTCAAGGTGCCGAAAGAGCTGATCATTCGCGACAGCCTCCCGCGCAACCCGTCTGGAAAGATTCTCAAGCGCGTGCTGCGCGCCGAACTGGAGACCGTGGCATGA
- a CDS encoding TetR/AcrR family transcriptional regulator produces the protein MTQGPATAKITKLNRVERNAWTKQKIFEAATKVVGKHGYAEASVARITEQAGVAQGTFYNHFENRQELLDQLLPKIGLDMVEFIRARTGTADAARQEIERFAAFFDFIREVPEFLRILNEAEFFAPIGYQKHLDNISVAYVRILRRARLAGGIEDFSDDEFEAIVHMLMGARGYLSRRYSYSAGGVTAVPEHVISAYRKLMTRGLFTASGDQDTP, from the coding sequence ATGACGCAAGGCCCCGCCACCGCGAAGATCACAAAGCTCAACCGCGTCGAGCGCAACGCCTGGACCAAGCAGAAGATCTTCGAGGCCGCCACCAAGGTCGTCGGCAAGCATGGCTATGCCGAAGCCTCCGTCGCCCGCATCACCGAACAGGCCGGCGTCGCGCAGGGCACTTTCTACAATCATTTCGAGAACCGCCAGGAGCTGCTCGACCAGCTGCTGCCGAAGATCGGCCTCGACATGGTCGAGTTCATCCGCGCCCGCACCGGCACTGCGGATGCGGCGCGGCAGGAGATCGAGCGCTTCGCCGCCTTCTTCGACTTCATCCGCGAGGTGCCGGAGTTTTTGCGCATCCTCAACGAGGCCGAATTCTTCGCACCCATCGGTTACCAGAAACATCTCGACAACATCTCGGTCGCCTATGTCCGCATCCTCCGCCGTGCGCGCCTTGCCGGCGGCATCGAGGATTTCAGCGACGACGAGTTCGAGGCGATCGTCCACATGCTGATGGGCGCGCGCGGCTATCTCAGCCGCCGCTACTCCTACTCGGCCGGCGGCGTCACCGCCGTGCCCGAGCACGTCATCTCCGCCTATCGCAAGCTGATGACGCGCGGCCTCTTCACCGCCTCCGGAGACCAGGACACGCCATGA